One segment of Gordonia terrae DNA contains the following:
- a CDS encoding nuclear transport factor 2 family protein, translating to MSTTQEMVERMARVVDDMEIRRTITDYATLVDARQWKRLAAILDEDVVVEYHNGRTTVTGATAVAEYVEANTSHVSWQHHMVSPYGVDVDGDTASALAYLVSHQQIRNDDAEFLMMAADYTLELARRDRGWVITHMVHTIKVASFLPISSTPIAGAEVPAAVRH from the coding sequence ATGTCTACGACACAGGAAATGGTCGAACGGATGGCGCGCGTGGTCGATGACATGGAGATCCGACGGACGATCACCGACTACGCGACCCTTGTGGACGCGCGGCAGTGGAAGCGACTTGCGGCCATCCTCGACGAGGACGTCGTCGTGGAGTACCACAATGGCCGCACGACCGTGACGGGTGCGACCGCAGTGGCCGAATACGTCGAGGCCAACACCTCGCACGTGTCATGGCAGCACCACATGGTGTCGCCGTATGGCGTCGACGTCGACGGTGACACCGCGTCCGCCCTTGCCTACCTGGTCTCACACCAGCAGATCCGCAACGACGACGCCGAGTTCCTCATGATGGCGGCCGATTACACGCTCGAGCTCGCCCGTCGCGATCGCGGATGGGTCATCACCCACATGGTCCACACGATCAAGGTGGCGAGCTTCCTGCCGATCTCGTCCACACCGATCGCCGGTGCCGAGGTCCCCGCCGCCGTCCGCCACTGA
- a CDS encoding cytochrome P450 — protein MAAHSTPELTEADLAEAAERLKRAEAAGCPVVNFDYTTPQPALSYFSKFDELRNQGPTAYSSYGPGFWMLLTSDLVREAYQTPEVFSSHATIPSIPNPDWHWIPTMVDPPQHSEYRRMLNIAFSPRFVKQNEDRIRQDCIETIEKFAADGKCDFIEQFAKVFPTQVFLRIVGLPMEHTEMFMAWVEATFEGLGHFGDKAVSQRDAQIAIRGYFSEILKDRRENPPANAEDDFFSILANTVIGGEPITDENFANMSEVILLAGLDTVKSQLSYMFYWLANNPSDREWIVREPEIIPNAVEEFLRAHNIVMTARKVTEDTDFHGCPMKKGDMVMVANPSASRDEAEFDNPTEIQLDRQITTHYSFAGGPHRCVGAHLARKELAIALEEWHKRIPNYSVTNTEGLVEAGPQVGLERLELGWTV, from the coding sequence ATGGCAGCCCATTCGACCCCCGAACTCACCGAAGCCGACCTGGCGGAAGCTGCGGAGCGGCTCAAGCGTGCCGAGGCCGCCGGTTGCCCGGTCGTCAACTTCGACTACACGACCCCGCAGCCGGCCTTGAGCTACTTCTCGAAGTTCGACGAGCTGCGAAACCAGGGGCCGACCGCGTACTCGTCCTACGGCCCCGGGTTCTGGATGCTGTTGACCTCCGATCTGGTCCGTGAGGCATACCAGACCCCGGAGGTGTTCAGCAGCCACGCGACCATCCCGTCGATCCCCAATCCGGACTGGCACTGGATCCCGACGATGGTCGACCCGCCGCAGCACAGCGAGTACCGTCGGATGCTCAACATCGCGTTCTCGCCCCGTTTCGTGAAGCAGAACGAGGACCGGATCCGACAGGATTGCATCGAGACCATCGAGAAGTTCGCCGCCGACGGAAAATGCGACTTCATCGAGCAGTTCGCGAAAGTGTTTCCGACACAGGTTTTCCTGCGTATCGTCGGCCTGCCGATGGAGCACACCGAGATGTTCATGGCGTGGGTCGAGGCGACCTTCGAGGGCCTCGGCCACTTCGGGGACAAGGCGGTCAGCCAGCGCGACGCGCAGATCGCGATCCGCGGTTACTTCTCGGAGATCCTGAAAGACCGGCGGGAGAACCCGCCGGCCAATGCCGAGGATGACTTCTTCTCCATCCTGGCCAACACCGTGATCGGCGGCGAACCGATCACCGACGAGAACTTCGCCAACATGTCCGAGGTCATCCTGCTGGCCGGGCTGGACACGGTGAAAAGTCAGCTCAGCTACATGTTCTACTGGCTGGCCAACAACCCGAGCGATCGTGAATGGATCGTCCGCGAGCCGGAGATCATCCCGAATGCCGTGGAGGAGTTCCTGCGGGCCCACAACATCGTCATGACCGCTCGAAAGGTGACCGAGGACACCGATTTCCACGGTTGCCCGATGAAGAAGGGCGACATGGTGATGGTCGCCAACCCCTCGGCGTCGCGGGACGAGGCGGAGTTCGACAACCCGACCGAGATCCAGCTCGACCGTCAGATCACCACTCATTACTCCTTCGCGGGCGGTCCGCACCGCTGCGTCGGCGCGCACCTCGCCCGCAAGGAGTTGGCGATCGCGCTCGAAGAGTGGCACAAGCGCATCCCGAACTACTCCGTCACCAACACCGAGGGCCTTGTCGAGGCGGGCCCGCAGGTCGGACTGGAACGACTGGAGCTGGGGTGGACGGTATGA
- a CDS encoding ferredoxin: protein MHDTAIRRITIDTGRCSGHGRCYTLAPDVFDPDDEGFPVLLAETVTGDSPHLRDVQAAVDGCPERAISMEAEA, encoded by the coding sequence ATGCACGACACCGCAATCCGTCGAATCACCATCGACACCGGCCGGTGCAGCGGTCACGGACGCTGCTACACGCTGGCCCCCGACGTGTTCGATCCCGACGACGAGGGCTTTCCGGTCCTGCTCGCCGAGACCGTCACCGGCGATTCGCCGCACCTGCGTGACGTGCAGGCAGCCGTGGACGGCTGCCCGGAGCGCGCCATCTCGATGGAGGCCGAGGCATGA
- a CDS encoding acyl-CoA dehydrogenase family protein, whose amino-acid sequence MTAAATRRPDLDEHTVSARVWLAENAPATSVAARDAHDVSVFHNLSHDVEQGLIDELRAWQRTKFDGGYAAISWPSDMYGAGLPAEFEDAFKQAEAELVPLPRHELLSVTVNLIAPTIRIFASETVRSMLLPGLLDGSLLACQLFSEPAAGSDLANVSTRARRDGDDWVLSGQKVWTSGAQFADWGQAIVRTEPGSSGSGGLTTFVIPMDAEGVEVRPIRQMSGGTSFNEVFLNDVRIPDSHRLGDIGDGWAVTRATLGFERANASNKKGVGGSFDQLLELAQRTGSLQHRDIRTGLAEVRLREVGAEVALRRDKRARDAGEAPGAAGSMRKLQWVTRLGMVSDLARTMLGDKLIADDGDPGTFSWNAHLLGAPGYRIAGGTDQIQRSIIAERHLGLPREPRAPKPSRTEPTK is encoded by the coding sequence ATGACGGCAGCCGCCACCCGGCGCCCCGATCTCGACGAGCACACCGTCTCGGCCCGCGTGTGGCTGGCCGAGAATGCGCCTGCGACATCCGTGGCCGCCCGTGATGCTCACGACGTCTCGGTGTTCCACAACCTGTCCCACGACGTCGAGCAAGGACTGATCGACGAGCTGCGCGCGTGGCAACGCACGAAGTTCGACGGTGGCTATGCGGCGATCTCCTGGCCGTCAGACATGTACGGCGCGGGCCTGCCGGCCGAGTTCGAGGACGCGTTCAAACAGGCGGAGGCCGAGCTGGTCCCGCTGCCTCGGCACGAATTGCTCTCGGTGACCGTCAATCTGATCGCACCGACGATCCGTATCTTCGCCTCCGAGACCGTCCGGTCGATGTTGCTGCCGGGGCTGCTGGACGGGTCGTTACTGGCTTGTCAGCTGTTCTCCGAACCGGCCGCCGGCTCCGACCTCGCCAACGTCTCCACTCGCGCACGTCGGGACGGTGACGACTGGGTCCTGTCCGGACAGAAGGTGTGGACCTCGGGCGCCCAGTTCGCCGATTGGGGTCAGGCCATCGTCCGCACGGAACCGGGTTCGTCGGGGAGCGGCGGACTGACGACCTTCGTCATCCCGATGGATGCCGAGGGTGTCGAGGTACGGCCGATCCGGCAGATGTCGGGCGGCACCAGCTTCAACGAGGTGTTCCTCAACGACGTTCGGATACCGGACAGCCATCGGCTGGGTGACATCGGCGACGGGTGGGCGGTCACTCGCGCCACACTCGGTTTCGAGCGGGCGAACGCATCGAACAAGAAGGGGGTGGGCGGCTCGTTCGACCAGCTCCTGGAGCTCGCGCAGCGCACCGGTTCCCTGCAACACCGCGACATCCGCACGGGGCTGGCCGAGGTGCGCCTCCGCGAGGTCGGCGCCGAGGTGGCGCTGCGCCGGGACAAGCGTGCCCGTGACGCCGGCGAGGCGCCTGGTGCGGCCGGGTCGATGCGCAAACTCCAGTGGGTGACGCGGCTCGGCATGGTCTCCGACCTGGCGCGAACAATGCTGGGAGACAAGCTGATCGCTGACGACGGCGACCCCGGCACGTTCTCCTGGAACGCACACCTGCTCGGTGCGCCCGGCTACCGGATCGCCGGCGGCACCGACCAGATCCAGCGCTCCATCATCGCCGAACGTCATCTCGGGCTGCCGCGGGAACCGCGCGCGCCCAAGCCCTCTCGAACGGAACCCACCAAATGA
- a CDS encoding SDR family NAD(P)-dependent oxidoreductase, protein MSVSIDLSGRAVLVTGGSRGLGLEMAHAYAEAGANVIIASRKQAGVDEAAAAVTEASGVRAAGIAGHVGDWDGCVALVDAAVAEFGRLDVLVNNAGIAPTYDSLETASQKLFDKTLEVNLKGPFRMATLAAPKMADGGSIINVSSIASVRPKTTDLIYAAAKAGLNTLTKGLAQEYGPRLRCNTIMAGPFLTDLADAWYTDEWRARAKGFPMGRAGQPNEIVGAALYFGSDLSSFTTGTVLPVDGGRTATS, encoded by the coding sequence ATGAGTGTCTCCATCGACCTGTCCGGTCGTGCCGTCCTGGTGACCGGCGGCAGCCGCGGACTCGGACTCGAGATGGCACATGCCTACGCCGAGGCCGGTGCCAACGTGATCATCGCGAGCCGCAAGCAGGCGGGTGTCGACGAGGCGGCCGCTGCCGTGACCGAGGCGAGTGGAGTCCGTGCCGCCGGGATCGCCGGTCATGTCGGTGACTGGGACGGTTGTGTCGCGCTCGTCGATGCCGCCGTCGCAGAATTCGGCCGACTCGACGTCCTCGTCAACAACGCCGGGATCGCGCCGACCTACGACTCGCTCGAGACCGCCTCGCAGAAGCTCTTCGACAAGACCCTCGAGGTCAATCTGAAGGGGCCCTTCCGGATGGCGACGCTGGCCGCACCGAAGATGGCCGACGGCGGTTCCATCATCAACGTCAGCTCGATCGCGTCGGTTCGTCCGAAGACCACGGACCTGATCTATGCCGCGGCCAAGGCCGGCCTCAACACGCTGACAAAGGGATTGGCGCAGGAGTACGGTCCCCGCCTGCGCTGCAACACGATCATGGCCGGCCCGTTCCTGACCGACCTGGCCGACGCCTGGTACACCGACGAATGGCGAGCCCGGGCGAAGGGCTTCCCGATGGGACGAGCCGGCCAGCCCAACGAGATAGTCGGTGCCGCACTGTATTTCGGGTCCGATCTGTCCAGTTTCACCACCGGGACGGTCCTGCCCGTCGACGGTGGCCGGACCGCGACCTCCTGA
- a CDS encoding CaiB/BaiF CoA transferase family protein gives MSTASDDAVATDRRPVPRTGPLAGVRVADFCWMGVGSVATRMLADFGAEVVKIENRRRIDRPRLLPIYKGEVRNYGEERSDADPNRGGLHNNYSRNKLGITVDMKTARGRELVDELISQSMVVTENFAPGVMERWGLTYERLRELSPEVVYGRMSGFGHSGPHAHYKSYGPIVQAVSGLSFISGLPGVEPSGWGLSYMDNQAAYYNSAALMMAILRRRATGLGAEVDVSAVEVGISMIGADMLDVTANGAATRRPTFPRGNRLDDPTAAPHGVYPSVDEDRWVAIAVFDDADWQRFVAAIGRPAWTADPRFATQPDRHANQDALDVQVATWTRERSDREAMEVLQGAGVAAGAVQNAQDVSEWDPQIAARGTFFELDHPVIGEARFEGTPVSFSRTEPHTWRSAPLLGEDNHYVFGNILGLSGDEITELENDGVI, from the coding sequence ATGAGCACTGCCTCTGACGATGCTGTGGCGACCGACCGACGGCCGGTCCCCCGGACGGGTCCGCTGGCCGGTGTCCGCGTGGCCGATTTCTGTTGGATGGGTGTCGGTTCGGTGGCGACCCGGATGCTGGCGGACTTCGGCGCCGAGGTCGTCAAGATCGAGAACCGCCGGCGCATCGACCGGCCCCGGCTCCTTCCGATCTACAAGGGCGAAGTCCGCAACTACGGCGAGGAACGTTCCGACGCCGACCCGAATCGTGGCGGGTTGCACAACAACTACAGCCGCAACAAGCTCGGCATCACAGTCGACATGAAGACCGCCCGGGGCCGCGAACTCGTCGACGAGCTCATCTCGCAGAGCATGGTCGTCACCGAGAATTTCGCGCCGGGTGTGATGGAGCGGTGGGGCCTCACCTACGAGCGACTGCGCGAGCTGTCCCCCGAGGTGGTCTACGGCCGGATGAGTGGGTTCGGCCATTCCGGACCGCACGCGCACTACAAGTCCTACGGACCCATTGTGCAGGCGGTCAGCGGTCTGTCGTTCATCAGCGGACTGCCCGGCGTCGAACCGTCGGGATGGGGCCTATCCTACATGGACAACCAAGCCGCGTATTACAACTCGGCCGCGCTCATGATGGCGATCCTCCGTCGACGCGCGACCGGGCTGGGTGCCGAGGTCGATGTATCGGCCGTCGAGGTCGGGATCTCGATGATCGGTGCCGACATGCTCGACGTGACGGCCAACGGAGCGGCCACTCGTCGCCCGACGTTTCCGCGCGGCAACCGCCTCGACGATCCGACGGCCGCCCCGCACGGGGTGTACCCGAGCGTCGACGAGGACCGGTGGGTCGCGATCGCCGTCTTCGACGACGCCGACTGGCAGCGCTTCGTCGCGGCCATCGGCCGGCCTGCGTGGACCGCCGACCCGCGGTTCGCGACGCAGCCTGACCGGCACGCCAACCAGGACGCCCTCGACGTCCAGGTCGCCACCTGGACGCGCGAGCGCAGCGATCGGGAGGCGATGGAGGTGCTCCAGGGTGCGGGCGTCGCGGCCGGTGCAGTGCAGAACGCCCAGGACGTGAGCGAATGGGATCCCCAGATCGCCGCTCGCGGAACGTTCTTCGAACTGGACCATCCGGTGATCGGCGAGGCGCGGTTCGAGGGGACCCCGGTTTCCTTCTCCCGCACCGAGCCGCACACCTGGCGATCCGCGCCGCTACTCGGCGAGGACAACCACTACGTGTTCGGGAACATCTTGGGCCTGTCCGGCGACGAGATCACCGAACTCGAGAACGACGGAGTGATCTGA